Proteins from a genomic interval of Equus przewalskii isolate Varuska chromosome 32, EquPr2, whole genome shotgun sequence:
- the LOC103564704 gene encoding LOW QUALITY PROTEIN: olfactory receptor 5F1-like (The sequence of the model RefSeq protein was modified relative to this genomic sequence to represent the inferred CDS: substituted 1 base at 1 genomic stop codon), translating to MDAINRTTVTEFIFPGFSGVLSLRLTLFVMFLAVYLLSLMGNTPIIFIVVMDSTLQTPMCIFLGNLSFLELWHTTVTVPNLLATCLSQVVTISVAGCITXYYFFFSMGATECILLAVMAYDWYLAICSPLHCSLLMSIRVCLWFSAGSWIGGFIAPILSTIVISHQNFCGPQKINHFFCDSDPIYKLSCSDTYLAESLSYTCSSIVILSSFLLTMSSYVHVVVTITRLSSREAWKKTFSTCTSHLTVVTIYYGTIIFAYVRPPAKYNFTIGKVVSVFYCVVTPLVNPLIYTLRNKDVKKAFRKVLAQKRWLLTRNMRAI from the coding sequence ATGGATGCAATAAACCGAACAACGGTGACAGAGTTCATTTTTCCTGGGTTTTCTGGTGTTCTCTCTCTGCGCCTCACTTTGTTTGTGATGTTTCTCGCTGTCTATCTGCTCTCCCTCATGGGAAACACCCCCATCATTTTCATTGTTGTGATGGATTCCACACTCCAAACGCCCATGTGCATTTTCTTAGGAAATTTGTCCTTCCTGGAGCTCTGGCACACCACAGTCACAGTGCCTAACTTGTTGGCCACCTGCCTCTCACAGGTTGTCACCATCTCTGTTGCTGGTTGCATAACTTAGTActacttctttttctctatgGGAGCTACAGAGTGCATTCTGCTGGCAGTGATGGCCTATGACTGGTACCTGGCCATTTGCAGTCCTCTACACTGCTCACTCCTCATGAGTATTCGAGTGTGCCTGTGGTTTTCAGCTGGATCTTGGATTGGGGGCTTCATTGCCCCTATCTTATCTACCATAGTCATTTCTCATCAAAACTTTTGTGGCCCTCAGAAGATCAACCATTTCTTTTGTGACTCAGATCCCATTTATAAACTCTCCTGCTCAGATACATATCTGGCAGAGTCCTTGAGCTACACATGTAGCTCTATCGTGATTCTAAGTTCTTTCCTTCTCACCATGTCGTCCTACGTCCACGTTGTGGTCACAATAACGAGACTGTCTTCCCGGGAGGCTTGGAAGAAAACTTTCTCCACCTGCACCTCCCACCTCACTGTGGTCACCATCTATTACGGCACCATTATCTTTGCCTATGTCCGTCCTCCAGCCAAGTACAACTTCACCATTGGTAAAGTGGTCTCAGTGTTCTACTGTGTGGTCACCCCACTGGTGAACCCTCTCATATACACCCTGAGaaacaaagatgtgaagaaagCATTTAGGAAGGTTCTAGCACAAAAGAGATGGCTGTTGACCAGAAACATGCGGGCGATT